The nucleotide window cgggggcgggggccttggacttcttcttcttgttcttggagGGCGACGagggcttcttcttcttcttggacggcgcgggcgcggggaccTCGGCGGGCTTGGTGGGCGGGGAGGCGGGGGCCGGCGCGGGGGGCGAGGCGGCGGGCGGGAGCTCGGCTACCGGCGGGGAGGCGGCGGGCGGGGtggccttggccttggccttggGCGCCGGGGCGGGAGGGGACGCCTTCGGGGTGGACTTGGGCGGCGCCGCGGTGGGAGCCAGGGTGGCGGGCGGGGTCGCGGCGGGCGCCGGGGTGGCCGGGGTGGTGGTGGGCGGCGCGGCGGCCGGGGCCACGGTGGCGGGGGTGGTGGGTGGCGCGGCGGCGGGTGCGGGCGTCTTCTTGGTCGGGGTCGCTGGCGGGGTGGTGGCGGCCGGCGCGGCGGCCGGGGCCGGGGTGCTGGACTTCTGCGCAACGGCTGAGTGCGCGGCCATGAGGCAGAGCAGCGCCAGGCAGAGAACGCCGGCGCGCGCCATTGCTGCGGTGGTGGTGTGCGGCGTGTGCTCTGCTGCCGCGGGTGCCTCTGCTTCGGCGGTTGGAGTggcagggagagagggagggagggataaATAGCAGCGGCAGCCGGCTGGGAAGGAAAGCGAAGGGGAGGCCAGGCAGGCAGCCAGGAGAAGCGGCGGGAGATGCCGCGGCGGCATTGCATTTCACAACTGGCGGTGGGCCCGCGGGGCCATGTGGAGGGTGGGGGCGCCCGCGCTGGTTGGTGGCACGCGTTCACGCGGGTCGATGGGCCGATGAGTTGTGTTCGTGTGCAGGACGGGGCCAGGGCGACCACTGTGGTTGGAGAGCCGTTGGTTGGGGCAGTCGGTGCAGTGGACACGCACGCGTCGGGACGCAGCGGCGTCCGCGGCCCATAGAGGACCGATGGGAGCTGGGCCCGTTGGGGGCCGAGTGAAATCGGAATTAAGACGGGTGGAAGCGGTAATTATGCGTTTGGTTCAAAGCTGGGCAGCCACAGGCAGCACTCCCAGACGTTGGATCTTAGGCCCTCCACAATGGTGCAGTGGTGCCCAAAAAAAACTGTCCCACCTCATCTTTTGGCGTCACTCTTCTCGCAAGCCGCAATGGTGGGCAGCACTCGGCATCTCTTCATGGGGCCCACAAAGCAAGAAACAAGAAATAAAAAATAGAGCCGGTCCATGCTGCGGGCCCCGATGAGTATGGCCTGCGCCGCGCCAGTCCCTTGCTCTGCCGCTCCAACGCTACAGGGAGTTGACGAAGAAAATATTATTTTATGGTTTGGGCAACGGCTGGCACCGGCGCAACTACCTGCGCCGCTCTCCATTCGCTGGGAGTTGGCGTCGCTTGCTGCAATGGAGAGAGCGATGCCAGGATCCTCTCTCTCCTGTTTTGGGCATCACTCAAGCATACATTGTGGAGGGCCTTAGGACGCCTGGGGCCAGATGTGTTGTCTGGCCTGAGTTGTCTGACCCAGGCTCTCATCTAAACAGAGTTATGCCTTTTTTATGTTGCGAGTATAGTTGGCCAACGGGCCGGTCTGGCTCGACACGGCACGGGCATGGGCCAGGCACGGCCTGAACAGTGTCGGATTGGCACGGCACACCGTGTCTCCCGGGCCGTGCCTCTCCGGGCCTCGTGCCTAGCCTTCGGCCTAAGCACGACACTACAGGCCACAattcgtgccgtgccagcccgttGAGCGCGGCCAAAATTGCATGGCCAGCCCACAGCCCGGTGACATCAAAACACCTCAAAAAGATTCACTCAtcaaacacttatcaaatttcacaAGTCACAACTCAAACAAAGACATAAATATGTCAAAACACTCAACTGTTCTAACTTCTAAGTCAAAacttaggcaatctcaaatccaACAAAATAAGAAACAAAGCCACATAGAAGAATTTAAAAGATAAATAAGCTATTTGTGTAATGCCTGCCGCATTAAAAACCTTTATAGTTAAAACTCACCCTTTATAAGAAACTCTAGAAAGagaaaaagagtgcagcacagATCTTAATAAGActtccatcattgttcaaatgTCTCAAGTCACGGTCACAGATGACGGATACAAAATGAAGATAACAGATTAACACGACACCCTCTCCTCTCTCAACACTAATTACCAGCACCCCTAGATGAACCTAGCAGTACCAGCAGCTCCATCTGCATGTTCATTAAGGTACAAATTCTTGAAGGAGTCCTCcagctcttggttgtcaacagcatGCTGTAATCTTCTTTCTCCCAACTCCCAATCCTTTATACAGGCCAACATCTCCACAGTTTTAGGCAACAAGCGGCGTCACCGCTCTTCAATTATCCTTTCTGTCAAGCTGAAACATGATTCCAAACATACAATAGAAACAGAAAAAGACATAATAACTCTAGCCATTATAGATATGATTGGATATGTTAATTTATGAtcacgccaccagagaagtaaatcaaaatcagcctcatatgcagtgacattgtcatTGTTCAGAAAAACTAAGAGCTCACTAGTAGTAGAAGCAGATGAAGCTAAAGTAGGGGCAGAGGCACgggaaggaccaacaacagaTCCAGACCCTCCAAAAATTCTTCTCCATGCCTGTTTTTTCTTACCTATATAGCTTGTAGGTTGTGCATCCCTTTGAgtcctagctgcaccaaactttctcTCATATTTATTAAATAACTTATAAATTTCAGCTTTCACATCAGCATAATATGAAGTATAATCACAACCATTGCTCTCTTTAGGTAATTCCAGAACTCTAAATAAAtctctcatcttagctctaggatcaagaatgaatacaaatgaatataacagaggtatatGCTGTcagtatttaaggaatttaagcttcataggatatacaataGCAATTAGATTTTGGTCTTTTTCACTTGCACGTAAATAAGAAGCAATTTCTAGCAGATGGTGTAGaataagtggactagttggatTAGTAGACACCAGAAAGAACAACAGTGGAGTCATAAAATAGTTCTAAAAACTCTAATATCTTTTCAGCTATATACCAATGCCCTGTAGACAACAATTCAGAGCCATAATTGGAATTAATAAACATAGAAAAAACATGCttatatggaaccaagtgtttaagcataagatatagtagcattccatctaacatccatatcgaagccaaactttctaggatCTAACACCCTTAGTAGTACAATAGTTTTTAAACAtaacaattctttgattagagaaaTTTAAAAAGTTAATAGCAGTCCTAAAATCTTTTATGTAAGGTTTGAACCTCTTTAAACCTAAATTTATAATCAGATGAATGATATaacaagcacaacgttgatgcacaAGACTGTACTTACACTTATGTGGCAGAATCCGCTCGAAATAGCATGCTTTCTGGAGGCGCATGTCTTTCACTAGAtgctaagcaccccaaaagtaagcTACATTGGACGGTCCCATCGAGCACAGCCCCAAAagagaactcaaacaatccatgtttttcatccaagatccatttcatacaataggagttctcgaaaatacattattacaataccaagttcagagtgcgaaatttaaacaacggaattacaataaacatctaacgataagatacaaggatccatctatgcccaccagaaagaatcctccacacaataggcattcctcaagctgcacctgcaacaagggtaaataaacccttagtacataatgtactcgcaagacttacctgactagtacGAATAACTTCCtcactccaaaggatatgataagctttatggtttagttgggtttcctttttgtttgcgaaaagcattactagtagtgaatccttatgtatgtgttttattagcaaacatgattagttcattagctaatcattctatataagcacatgttctactttcaagcaagagttgagcaatcagatctattCAATcactttcatcttctagttcctactatggtgctagatcatagactaAGTCATACTGTATCACAcgacgattcatgaaccaatgtatcctagctagggcaccacgaaacacatgtcccgcttgtaccccaggcacaagcaagaatagcccaccactctcctgtcaaggggtccaggtcctcatctacacttggactccaagccctcactcCTGAGTcttcggactcagtgtggtgcttagacctccatcatccccgcctccaatcagtcagtatgaaaagagtcagaaccctatgataagagagcaacaagcctttccactcccaagtatgtgctcaggatattaagtctgtgacctgactagaatccacagcaatagacggtccttaaccgacacagatagggaaaatagtgtaaccaagctatgttcTGTTGGCCATGGAACAAAACCTattatacccaccaatacccgtaccatatccttgctcggtctccattttctttcaccattttatcatgagagtaataataataaccatctattgtgagtaatggcaggttatgCTACCTGATAGTccaagcatagtagctactcgacccatgctagtaggactcataagtaggttatttatgcatgtagttttaatataaatcttataacgtaaatgcacatcacacacacacacacacacacacacacacacacatatatatatatatatatatatatatatatatatatatatatatatatatccagtgattattcaaaataagggttattta belongs to Miscanthus floridulus cultivar M001 chromosome 4, ASM1932011v1, whole genome shotgun sequence and includes:
- the LOC136552638 gene encoding classical arabinogalactan protein 9-like, which translates into the protein MARAGVLCLALLCLMAAHSAVAQKSSTPAPAAAPAATTPPATPTKKTPAPAAAPPTTPATVAPAAAPPTTTPATPAPAATPPATLAPTAAPPKSTPKASPPAPAPKAKAKATPPAASPPVAELPPAASPPAPAPASPPTKPAEVPAPAPSKKKKKPSSPSKNKKKKSKAPAPAPVAEAPASTKKSKAKAPAASEADAPGPVGDGAAADTAAAGRTVAGGIMAAALGLVALLA